Proteins encoded within one genomic window of Humulus lupulus chromosome 1, drHumLupu1.1, whole genome shotgun sequence:
- the LOC133796632 gene encoding putative UDP-glucose glucosyltransferase gives MDRKDQAPIHILLVCFPAQGLINPMLRLGKRLAANEGLLITFTTIENLGKEMRRSNHDITDQPTPVGHGFMRFEFFDDGLPADDLRRTQYDFYMTQLELAGKESLHKLIKKQSIDGRPVSCIINNPFLPWACDIGEDLGIPCSTLWVQSCALFATYYHYFHKTVPFPTEAEPEIDVLLPSMPALKHDEIASFLHPTRGSYKVIGQAILGQFKNLSKSFCVLADTFEELEHEIIQEMSMLCPIKAIGPLFKDPKGATIKSTIRADVMKADDDCMEWLDSKPLASVVYISFGTVIYLKQEQVDEIAHALLSSTISFLWVVKPPSKDSGLKVHDLPDRFVKETRGRGKVVKWSPQEKVLAHPSVMCFLTHCGWNSSMEALTSGVPVVTFPQWGDQVTNAKFLVDVFGVGVRLCRGEMEDRVISWEEVKKSLMEVMNGTEKAAELKRNALKWKMAAEAAANEGGSSNRNISEFLDEIRKKSLCVSSTSF, from the coding sequence atggACAGAAAAGATCAAGCTCCTATTCACATTCTTCTTGTGTGCTTCCCAGCTCAAGGTCTAATCAACCCCATGCTTAGATTAGGGAAGCGCTTGGCGGCAAATGAGGGCCTTCTCATCACTTTTACCACAATTGAAAACTTGGGCAAAGAGATGCGAAGATCTAACCACGACATAACCGATCAACCCACACCCGTCGGCCATGGCTTTATGAGGTTCGAGTTCTTCGACGATGGACTCCCAGCGGACGACCTTCGACGCACCCAATACGATTTCTACATGACACAGCTTGAGCTCGCGGGCAAGGAGTCTCTTCACAAACTGATAAAGAAGCAATCGATTGACGGTCGACCCGTTTCATGCATAATAAATAACCCATTTCTTCCTTGGGCTTGTGACATTGGAGAAGACCTCGGAATCCCTTGCTCCACGCTCTGGGTTCAGTCATGTGCTCTCTTTGCAACTTACTACCATTATTTCCACAAAACCGTGCCGTTTCCGACTGAGGCCGAACCAGAGATTGATGTTCTTCTGCCGAGTATGCCAGCTTTAAAGCACGACGAGATTGCTAGCTTCTTGCATCCCACTAGGGGTTCGTATAAGGTGATTGGTCAGGCCATTCTGGGGCAGTTTAAGAACTTGTCCAAGTCTTTTTGTGTTTTGGCAGACACTTTTGAGGAGCTTGAACACGAAATCATTCAAGAAATGTCCATGTTATGTCCAATCAAGGCCATTGGACCTTTATTCAAAGACCCAAAAGGCGCAACTATTAAGAGCACCATTCGTGCAGACGTAATGAAAGCCGATGACGATTGCATGGAATGGCTTGATTCGAAACCGCTGGCGAGTGTCGTTTACATCTCCTTCGGCACCGTTATTTACTTGAAGCAAGAGCAGGTGGACGAGATAGCTCACGCGCTATTGAGCTCCACTATCTCGTTTCTATGGGTCGTGAAGCCTCCTTCCAAAGATTCGGGATTAAAGGTTCACGATTTACCAGATAGATTCGTGAAGGAGACTAGAGGCAGGGGGAAAGTGGTCAAGTGGAGCCCGCAAGAAAAAGTTCTGGCTCACCCTTCTGTGATGTGTTTTTTGACTCATTGCGGATGGAACTCGTCTATGGAGGCGCTCACCTCCGGAGTTCCCGTGGTGACTTTCCCCCAGTGGGGGGACCAAGTCACAAACGCCAAATTCTTGGTTGACGTATTTGGAGTCGGCGTGAGACTATGTCGTGGCGAGATGGAAGACAGGGTGATCTCGTGGGAAGAAGTTAAGAAGAGTTTGATGGAGGTGATGAATGGTACTGAAAAGGCAGCCGAGTTGAAGCGAAATGCTTTGAAGTGGAAAATGGCGGCCGAGGCGGCGGCCAATGAGGGCGGCTCCTCCAATCGTAATATTTCTGAGTTCTTGGATGAGATAAGAAAGAAATCATTATGTGTTTCTTCTActtcattctaa